CACACTAAGTTAATTTGGCTGATTGCCTTGCCCATCCTCGCGGCAGATTTATACTCATCAGTCGCTTATGGTCCCGAAGCGGGAATTACCGAGTTGGCGCACTTAGGAGCCGATGCGAAGTGGCTCATCCTTCCCATTACTCTGGCGACCGTGATCCTACTTACGATTTTGATCATCTCCTATATCATGGGGGTGATGGCATACCCAAATGGTGGCGGCGCCTATGCGATAGGTAAGGACAACTTCAAAATTCCTGTGATCTCTCTCATTGCTGCAAGTGCCCTGCTGGTCGATTATGTCCTTACCGTTGCGGTGTCGGTTTCATCGGGAATTCAGACGATGGCTTCATCGTATCCCATACTTGCGTCTCACGAAGTTTTGTTGTCCCTTTTATGTGTGTTCATTATCTTGTTGGTTAACCTGCGCGGCGTGTCGGAATCTGCAAGAATCTTTGCATTTCCAACACTGATCTTTATGGGGTTAATGCTCTTTTTCATTGGTCGAGGATTTATAAATGAGTTTCATCACGGATTTGTCCAGCCTTCAACCCCGTCTTTTGGAACGATACCCCGAGGGCTTACGGCAATGTTGTTGCTCAAGGCCTTTAGTTCAGCCAGTTCCTCCGTGACAGGGCTTGAAACCATCTCGAATGCTGTCCCTATCTTCCGTGAGGGCAAATCAGGGGCAATCAAAGCCTATATGGCATTGGGGACGATTACGGGGGTGACGTTACTGGGGTTTGCGTATCACCTGTATGTGAAGGGGATCTCCGTGAATCCGAGCAATACCATGTTTTCACAACTGGCGGGAGCCTATTTTGGACATGGAATCTTGTATCAAATCCTCATTATCTTCATGTTTGTTGTCTTGATTTTAGCCGCGAATTCAACATTCACTGGCTTTCCACAACTTTCCGCACTCATTGCCAAAGACGGGTTTTTACCAAGGTCGTTGGCGTTCCGTGGTGACAAATTAGGCTATTCCAACGGGATGATTGTACTTGCCGCACTGTCTTCGCTACTGATTGAACTGTTTCACGCTCAAACGAATGCGTTGATTCCACTCTATGCGATTGGTGTATTTGTCGCGTTCACCGTTGCGCAAGCTGGGTTGACCATCCACTGGTTCAAGGTGAGGGGGAGGCTTTGGAAAGCGAAGGCGACCGTCAATGCATTTGGTGCTGTCGTTACAGCACTCGTTGCCGTGATTTTTGCAGTGACAAAATTTACGGGTGGGGCTTGGATTGTTCTCATCGTTTTACCGATATTGGTTTTTGGTGCTTGGAAAATCAGAAAGCACTACAACGAAGTGGCAGATGAACTGCGCATCGATCTCAATACTGTTCATCCAGCCCAACATCGTGTCGTCTCCCTCGTGTTGATTTCTGGGATTCATCGTGTTGTGGTTGATACGATTTCCTTTGCACTCAGCACAACGCAGGACGTAATCGCTTTGTATATTGGTTTTGATGATGCGTCCATCGAAAAAATGGAGCAAAAGTGGGAACAGTGGGGATCGCCCTGTAGATTGGTGACGGTCAAGAGTGAATACCGTTCCCTGCTTTATCCATTATCCAAATTCATTCGAAGACTCGAAAACTATGAGGGTGGTAAGCCTGATCACATTCAACTGCTCATCGGACAGTTTATCCCTAAAAAGTGGTGGCATTATGGACTGCATGCCCAGACCTCGTTACTACTGCGGGCTTGGATACTCAGACACAAGGATGTGGTTGTCACCACCGTACCACATCATTTACGGCATTAGTTAAAAGATGCGAGAGAGCGCTGCATTGAAGTCTTCGCACACCTGAGTATTGGCCGTACGAACGATATGCTCCAAATCAGAGTGTTAGGGTTTAAGAAACATCCTTGCATCAGGGGGAATGGATGAATCTATGAATCAGCCCTAACCCGCTACTAGAAACCGAGGAAGAAAGCTTGTAACCAAGGTTCCAGCAATCACAATATACTTCTGGATTGTAAAATTGCTGACGACCGCCATGGGCGAGTCAACGTCTGATATTTTGTTGATCACATTGACCCGTATGTGGCAGTCATTATCGGCTTCATGGGCTTTATGGTTGCACTCGTCTTACAGTTTACCATTAAGAAATACGTAGCGTGGGTCTACTGATTTTTCGTAGTCATGGTCGCGATTTTCGGTACCATGGTTGCCGACGTGATGCCCATCGTCGTCGGCGTACCCTATTACCCCTCAACCATCGCATTTGCTATCATTCTGGCCGTGGTGTTTACGACCTGGTACAAAGTGGAGAAGACGTTGATAACATTGTCAAGCGACGAAGATGCTCACGAAACATTTCAGTGGGTCGATACATTGATGAGTAATTTGAAAGCGTTTATTGACGGGACATACCATGGACGAGAGCGTTTCAAACAACTGTATACTGCTGAATTCACCTACCGATTGAACCGCCGACACATGGGACACAGGCTCGTCGAACAACTTCTAAACACTTGCGCACTGACGCACCCAATAAATGTAAGGCAAACTGCCTAAGTGGTGGGCCAGCCCAGGTTACTTATGAGATTGGATATGTGTGTATTAAATTGATGCATGATACTGGACAGAATGGTCGA
The Alicyclobacillus curvatus genome window above contains:
- a CDS encoding APC family permease — translated: MLREVLLWIHPVLISLAIVAVFFSLFNFGAVKRILIGHPMRTRELQQSHTKLIWLIALPILAADLYSSVAYGPEAGITELAHLGADAKWLILPITLATVILLTILIISYIMGVMAYPNGGGAYAIGKDNFKIPVISLIAASALLVDYVLTVAVSVSSGIQTMASSYPILASHEVLLSLLCVFIILLVNLRGVSESARIFAFPTLIFMGLMLFFIGRGFINEFHHGFVQPSTPSFGTIPRGLTAMLLLKAFSSASSSVTGLETISNAVPIFREGKSGAIKAYMALGTITGVTLLGFAYHLYVKGISVNPSNTMFSQLAGAYFGHGILYQILIIFMFVVLILAANSTFTGFPQLSALIAKDGFLPRSLAFRGDKLGYSNGMIVLAALSSLLIELFHAQTNALIPLYAIGVFVAFTVAQAGLTIHWFKVRGRLWKAKATVNAFGAVVTALVAVIFAVTKFTGGAWIVLIVLPILVFGAWKIRKHYNEVADELRIDLNTVHPAQHRVVSLVLISGIHRVVVDTISFALSTTQDVIALYIGFDDASIEKMEQKWEQWGSPCRLVTVKSEYRSLLYPLSKFIRRLENYEGGKPDHIQLLIGQFIPKKWWHYGLHAQTSLLLRAWILRHKDVVVTTVPHHLRH